One window from the genome of Dyadobacter sp. CECT 9275 encodes:
- the rpiA gene encoding ribose-5-phosphate isomerase RpiA encodes MRDFESEKRTAAREAVKFLKDGMIVGLGSGSSSTLAIREIGELVKNGLSIKGIPTSDKTKELAESLGIPLIDIHTVDAIDITIDGADEFTTELMLIKGGGGALLKEKIVASLSREEIIIADSSKKVAFLGKFKLPVEVIPFASAYVLGALAKLGGTGEIRKDSAGYYRTDEGNYIIDADFGLIEDPASLAGKLDHITGVVEHGLFIQLASKVIMGDGEGVMVYG; translated from the coding sequence ATGAGAGATTTTGAAAGTGAAAAACGGACGGCCGCCAGAGAAGCCGTAAAGTTTCTGAAGGATGGTATGATTGTGGGGCTGGGCTCTGGCTCTTCTTCTACGCTGGCCATCAGGGAAATCGGGGAACTGGTAAAAAATGGCTTGTCTATAAAAGGAATCCCGACTTCGGATAAAACAAAAGAGCTTGCAGAATCTCTGGGCATACCGCTCATTGACATCCATACGGTGGATGCCATTGATATCACCATTGACGGTGCAGACGAATTCACCACGGAGCTCATGCTGATTAAAGGCGGTGGCGGGGCACTGTTGAAGGAGAAAATTGTTGCGTCACTGAGCCGGGAGGAGATCATCATTGCGGATTCTTCCAAGAAGGTGGCGTTTCTTGGGAAATTTAAACTGCCTGTTGAGGTGATTCCTTTTGCCTCGGCGTATGTGCTTGGAGCGCTGGCAAAATTGGGTGGTACAGGGGAGATCAGAAAGGATTCTGCCGGATATTACCGGACGGATGAGGGAAATTATATCATTGATGCAGACTTCGGTTTGATAGAAGATCCGGCATCTCTGGCAGGAAAACTGGATCATATCACGGGTGTGGTTGAACATGGGCTGTTCATTCAACTCGCCAGCAAAGTAATCATGGGGGATGGCGAGGGGGTTATGGTGTATGGTTGA